Proteins encoded together in one Candidatus Sulfotelmatobacter sp. window:
- a CDS encoding Gfo/Idh/MocA family oxidoreductase, producing MTDQISFDQTRRTFIKRAALGTAAVLAYPAATVLGANDRIRVGMIGVGDRGNDLLGQILKVNGVEVVAMADVYRRRRDQAKSRVSGIQTFDDHRRVLDMKDVDAVIVASPLHIHARHFVDTLAAGKDLYAEKTMTWSIPEAEKCLAAAKASNRVIQIGLQHQSSGAMVDAKQMIKDGRVGKITQVESWMSRNTPHGKGQWVRAIPSDCTAQNVNWSAFLNGRPDRPFDPYRLINWRLFWEFSGGNCAENMVHQIAWIMGALDLPLPSAAYMSGGVFSEKDGREVPDTIAVTLDFPDCVVTWQSTFSNKHYELGDRILGSDGTLEHHFEQPLEYWPEKANRPNDEAERGRTHEGNHMQNWIDCVRSRGIPNAPPEMGYRSAMAVHMSNLSYKNKRRLTLEEAKAIAPEFS from the coding sequence ATGACCGATCAAATTAGTTTCGATCAAACCAGACGGACCTTCATAAAGCGGGCCGCGCTCGGAACTGCCGCGGTGCTGGCGTATCCAGCCGCCACGGTGCTGGGCGCGAACGACCGCATCCGTGTCGGCATGATTGGGGTAGGCGACCGTGGCAACGATCTGCTGGGGCAGATCCTCAAGGTGAACGGAGTCGAGGTCGTGGCCATGGCCGACGTTTACCGCCGCCGCCGCGACCAAGCCAAGAGCCGAGTTTCCGGCATTCAAACTTTCGACGACCACCGCCGTGTCCTCGATATGAAGGATGTCGATGCAGTGATCGTGGCCAGCCCGTTGCACATTCACGCGCGACATTTTGTAGATACGCTCGCTGCGGGAAAGGATCTGTATGCGGAGAAGACGATGACGTGGTCGATCCCTGAGGCCGAGAAGTGTCTGGCGGCGGCTAAAGCGTCGAATCGCGTTATCCAGATTGGATTGCAGCATCAAAGTTCCGGCGCGATGGTCGACGCGAAACAGATGATCAAAGATGGACGCGTCGGAAAGATTACGCAGGTCGAATCGTGGATGAGCCGCAATACGCCGCACGGCAAGGGCCAGTGGGTGCGGGCGATTCCCTCCGACTGCACGGCGCAGAATGTCAACTGGAGCGCCTTTCTCAACGGCCGGCCCGATCGGCCGTTCGATCCGTACAGGCTTATCAACTGGCGCCTGTTCTGGGAATTTTCGGGAGGCAATTGCGCCGAGAACATGGTGCACCAGATCGCCTGGATCATGGGCGCGCTCGACCTGCCGTTGCCCTCAGCGGCCTATATGTCGGGCGGAGTATTTTCCGAAAAAGATGGACGCGAGGTGCCCGACACCATCGCCGTGACGCTCGATTTTCCCGATTGCGTCGTGACCTGGCAGTCCACCTTCAGCAACAAGCACTACGAACTGGGCGACCGAATTCTGGGCAGTGACGGTACCCTCGAACATCACTTCGAACAACCGCTGGAGTATTGGCCGGAGAAAGCGAATCGTCCGAACGACGAGGCGGAACGCGGCAGGACTCATGAAGGGAACCACATGCAGAACTGGATCGACTGCGTCCGCAGCCGCGGGATTCCGAACGCTCCGCCGGAGATGGGCTACCGATCGGCCATGGCGGTGCATATGTCGAATTTGTCCTACAAGAACAAGCGGCGACTCACCCTCGAGGAAGCGAAGGCAATCGCGCCGGAATTTTCGTAG